The following coding sequences are from one Polyodon spathula isolate WHYD16114869_AA chromosome 7, ASM1765450v1, whole genome shotgun sequence window:
- the opn1sw1 gene encoding opsin-1, short-wave-sensitive 1, with translation MAGTEEFYLFKNISSVGPWDGPQYHIAPKWAFYLQTIFMGFVFFAGTPLNAIVLIVTAKYKKLRQPLNYILVNISFAGFILVTFSVFTVFVSSSQGYFIFGKTICAIESFLGSVAGLVTGWSLAFLAFERYIVICKPFGHFRFGSQHALMIVATTWVIGLSVALPPFFGWSRYIPEGLQCSCGPDWYTTGTKYKSEYYTWFLFIFCFICPLSLICFSYSQLIGALRAVAAQQAESATTQKAEREVSRMVIFMVGSFVFCYGPYAALAMYMVNNRGNDLDLRLVTIPALFSKSSCVYNPLIYAFMNKQFHACIMETVFGKTMSDDSEVSSTNKTEVSTVSSCQVSPS, from the exons ATGGCAGGGACTGAAGAATTTTACCTTTTCAAAAACATATCCTCAGTGGGTCCGTGGGATGGACCCCAGTACCACATTGCCCCAAAATGGGCATTCTACTTACAGACGATATTtatgggttttgtgttttttgcaggGACCCCTTTAAATGCCATTGTGCTCATAGTAACAGCGAAGTACAAAAAGCTACGACAGCCACTCAATTATATACTGGTCAATATATCCTTTGCAGGTTTTATATTGGTTACCTTTTCAGTATTCACAGTATTTGTCTCAAGTTCTCAAGGCTACTTCATTTTTGGGAAGACAATATGTGCGATAGAGTCATTCCTGGGATCAGTGGCAG GGTTGGTGACAGGATGGTCTCTTGCCTTCCTAGCCTTTGAACGCTACATTGTCATCTGCAAACCCTTTGGACATTTTCGCTTTGGCTCCCAGCATGCACTGATGATTGTAGCCACTACCTGGGTAATTGGGTTAAGTGTTGCACTGCCACCATTTTTCGGCTGGAGCAG atacatCCCTGAAGGCCTTCAATGCTCATGTGGGCCTGACTGGTACACAACGGGCACCAAGTACAAGAGTGAATACTACACCTGGTTCCTTTTCATTTTCTGCTTCATCTGCCCACTCAGTCTCATCTGCTTCTCATACTCCCAGCTTATTGGAGCTCTCCGAGCA GTAGCTGCCCAACAGGCTGAGTCAGCAACGACACAGAAGGCTGAGCGTGAAGTCTCCAGGATGGTCATTTTCATGGTGGgctcatttgttttctgttatggGCCCTACGCAGCACTTGCCATGTATATGGTAAATAATAGAGGGAATGATCTGGATCTGCGTTTGGTCACCATACCGGCTCTGTTCTCAAAGAGCTCCTGTGTCTACAACCCACTCATCTACGCGTTCATGAACAAGCAG TTCCACGCCTGCATCATGGAGACTGTGTTTGGAAAAACCATGTCAGATGACTCTGAGGTGTCCAGCACAAACAAAACCGAAGTGTCAACTGTCTCCTCCTGCCAGGTCAGCCCCAGCTAA
- the LOC121318181 gene encoding calumenin isoform X2 → MKMECRQILLCLALCVVCTLSKPTEKKDRVHHDPQLSDKVHDDGENFDYDHDAFLGAEDAKTFDQLTPEESKERLGMIVDKVDEDKDGYVTEDELKAWIKKAQKMYIYDNVDRQWNDFDVNNDGSISWDEYRNVTYGTYLDDPDPEDGFNYKQMMTRDERRFKLADKDGNLIATKEEFTAFLHPEEYDYMKDIVVLETMEDIDKNGDGFIDLEEYIGDMYSHEGDPQEPEWVKTEREQFVEFRDKNKDGRMDKEETKDWIMPSDYDHAEAEAKHLVYESDQDKDGKLTKEEIVNKYDLFVGSQATDFGEALVRHDEF, encoded by the exons ATGAAAATGGAGTGTCGACAGATTCTACTTTGCTTGGCACTCTGTGTGGTGTGTACTCTGAGCAAACCCACTGAGAAGAAGGACCGCGTTCACCATGACCCCCAGCTCAGTGACAAAGTGCACGATGATGGCGAGAACTTTGACTATGATCACGATGCCTTCCTGGGAGCAGAGGATGCCAAAACCTTTGACCAGCTCACCCCAGAGGAGAGCAAGGAAAGGCTTGG aATGATTGTAGATAAGGTTGACGAGGATAAGGATGGGTATGTGACTGAGGATGAGCTGAAGGCCTGGATTAAAAAGGCCCAGAAGATGTACATCTATGATAATGTGGATCGGCAGTGGAATGATTTCGATGTGAACAATGATGGGTCCATCTCCTGGGATGAATACAGAAATGTCACGTATGGCACATATCTGG ATGACCCAGACCCTGAAGATGGTTTCAACTACAAACAGATGATGACGAGGGATGAGAGGCGTTTCAAATTGGCAGACAAGGATGGCAACCTGATTGCCACCAAAGAAGAATTCACAGCTTTCCTGCACCCAGAAGAGTATGACTACATGAAGGATATTGTAGTTCTG GAAACAATGGAAGATATTGATAAGAATGGAGATGGTTTTATTGATCTAGAAGAGTATATTG GGGACATGTATAGTCATGAAGGAGACCCTCAGGagcctgagtgggtgaaaactgAGCGGGAACAGTTTGTGGAGTTCAGAGACAAAAATAAAGATGGTAGGATGGACAAAGAGGAGACCAAGGACTGGATCATGCCTTCAGACTACGACCATGCTGAAGCTGAGGCAAAGCACCTTGTTTATGAATCTGACCAGGACAAG gatGGCAAACTTACCAAAGAAGAAATAGTAAATAAGTATGACTTGTTTGTTGGAAGTCAAGCAACTGATTTTGGAGAGGCCTTAGTACGGCATGATgagttttaa
- the LOC121318181 gene encoding calumenin isoform X1, translating to MKMECRQILLCLALCVVCTLSKPTEKKDRVHHDPQLSDKVHDDGENFDYDHDAFLGAEDAKTFDQLTPEESKERLGKIVNKIDEDKDGFVTPEELKNWIKFSQKRWIYEDVDRQWKGHDLNEDGLISWEEYKNATYGYILDDPDPEDGFNYKQMMTRDERRFKLADKDGNLIATKEEFTAFLHPEEYDYMKDIVVLETMEDIDKNGDGFIDLEEYIGDMYSHEGDPQEPEWVKTEREQFVEFRDKNKDGRMDKEETKDWIMPSDYDHAEAEAKHLVYESDQDKDGKLTKEEIVNKYDLFVGSQATDFGEALVRHDEF from the exons ATGAAAATGGAGTGTCGACAGATTCTACTTTGCTTGGCACTCTGTGTGGTGTGTACTCTGAGCAAACCCACTGAGAAGAAGGACCGCGTTCACCATGACCCCCAGCTCAGTGACAAAGTGCACGATGATGGCGAGAACTTTGACTATGATCACGATGCCTTCCTGGGAGCAGAGGATGCCAAAACCTTTGACCAGCTCACCCCAGAGGAGAGCAAGGAAAGGCTTGG CAAGATAGTAAATAAAATAGATGAAGACAAAGACGGGTTTGTAACCCCAGAGGAGCTGAAAAATTGGATAAAATTTTCGCAAAAGCGCTGGATTTATGAAGACGTAGACCGCCAGTGGAAGGGGCACGACCTTAATGAGGACGGCCTCATATCCTGGGAGGAATACAAAAATGCCACTTACGGCTACATTCTAG ATGACCCAGACCCTGAAGATGGTTTCAACTACAAACAGATGATGACGAGGGATGAGAGGCGTTTCAAATTGGCAGACAAGGATGGCAACCTGATTGCCACCAAAGAAGAATTCACAGCTTTCCTGCACCCAGAAGAGTATGACTACATGAAGGATATTGTAGTTCTG GAAACAATGGAAGATATTGATAAGAATGGAGATGGTTTTATTGATCTAGAAGAGTATATTG GGGACATGTATAGTCATGAAGGAGACCCTCAGGagcctgagtgggtgaaaactgAGCGGGAACAGTTTGTGGAGTTCAGAGACAAAAATAAAGATGGTAGGATGGACAAAGAGGAGACCAAGGACTGGATCATGCCTTCAGACTACGACCATGCTGAAGCTGAGGCAAAGCACCTTGTTTATGAATCTGACCAGGACAAG gatGGCAAACTTACCAAAGAAGAAATAGTAAATAAGTATGACTTGTTTGTTGGAAGTCAAGCAACTGATTTTGGAGAGGCCTTAGTACGGCATGATgagttttaa